The following DNA comes from Paracoccus methylovorus.
CGACAGGCCGGTGCCGTCCTGCCCGTGAACTTCGTAGCAGCCATCTTCCATCTCGATCCGGGTGACGGTCCAGCCTTTTGCGGTCAGTTCGGCCCGCAACTCATTGGCCGGGCGGCGCTGGTCCTGGGCACATTGCACCGATCCGCGGCTGCCGCCTGACTTGCCAA
Coding sequences within:
- a CDS encoding PepSY domain-containing protein gives rise to the protein MQCAQDQRRPANELRAELTAKGWTVTRIEMEDGCYEVHGQDGTGLSVEVLFDPASFQEMGRDD